One region of Natronobacterium texcoconense genomic DNA includes:
- a CDS encoding quinone-dependent dihydroorotate dehydrogenase encodes MTLYSRVRPLAFKLPPERAHNLGKQALRTAQATRLSRAALSYAYRYDHPALEVDVFDSTFSNPVGVAAGFDKNAEVTHALAALGFGFVEIGTVTPYPQEGNDRPRLFRLREDDAMVNRMGFNGQGMERVKERLQVDGAPNVPLGVNVGKMNSSSEDEAIEDYRRVFDRLSPFADYVVVNVSCPNTPEEFDETSPEHLERIFETLEAENHRDVPILVKIGPDSPEESILELVDVVRDLGVDGIIATNTSTTRESLESPDREEWGGLSGKPIEDRSTAVIRTIADHTDGDLPIVGVGGVDSPESAYRKIRAGASLVQLYTGFVYEGPSTAKQINRGVVELLERDGFSSVEEAVGADLE; translated from the coding sequence ATGACGCTGTACTCGCGGGTTCGGCCCCTCGCGTTCAAACTCCCGCCAGAGCGGGCCCACAACCTCGGCAAGCAGGCGCTCCGGACGGCCCAGGCGACCCGGCTGTCCCGGGCGGCGCTGTCGTACGCCTACCGGTACGACCACCCCGCACTCGAGGTCGACGTCTTCGATTCGACCTTCTCCAACCCCGTCGGCGTGGCCGCCGGCTTCGACAAGAACGCCGAAGTGACCCACGCGCTCGCGGCGCTCGGCTTCGGCTTCGTCGAAATCGGAACCGTCACGCCCTACCCACAGGAGGGCAACGACCGACCGCGGCTGTTCCGACTCCGGGAGGACGACGCGATGGTCAACCGCATGGGCTTCAACGGCCAGGGGATGGAACGCGTCAAGGAACGACTGCAGGTCGACGGCGCGCCGAACGTTCCCCTCGGCGTCAACGTCGGCAAGATGAACTCCTCGAGCGAGGACGAGGCCATCGAAGACTACCGGCGCGTCTTTGATCGGCTCTCGCCGTTTGCCGACTACGTCGTCGTCAACGTCTCCTGTCCGAACACGCCCGAGGAGTTCGACGAGACCTCGCCCGAACACCTGGAACGGATCTTCGAGACGCTCGAGGCCGAAAACCACCGAGACGTACCGATACTCGTCAAGATCGGTCCCGATTCGCCCGAGGAGTCGATCCTCGAACTCGTCGACGTCGTCCGCGACCTCGGCGTCGACGGAATCATCGCGACGAACACGTCGACGACTCGTGAAAGCCTCGAGTCGCCCGACCGCGAGGAGTGGGGCGGCCTGAGCGGGAAGCCGATCGAGGATCGCTCGACGGCCGTGATCCGGACGATAGCGGACCACACCGACGGCGACCTGCCGATCGTCGGCGTCGGCGGCGTCGACTCCCCCGAAAGCGCATACAGGAAGATACGCGCGGGCGCGTCACTCGTACAACTGTATACTGGGTTCGTCTACGAAGGGCCCTCGACCGCGAAGCAGATCAATCGTGGAGTGGTCGAGTTACTCGAGCGGGATGGATTCTCGTCGGTCGAAGAAGCCGTCGGTGCGGACCTCGAGTAA